Proteins from a single region of Hydra vulgaris chromosome 12, alternate assembly HydraT2T_AEP:
- the LOC136087771 gene encoding uncharacterized protein LOC136087771, with amino-acid sequence MMYHVKKYVEKYIALKKSQKKIGIGYLETRNKFEKSMTGLFWAGEDITFLERSLKTDRLRLEADKIEDLTFIRDQLSCRKMVIGALDGRFVDVSNRSASRNNSKTSGIVKKTFHDFSGFSSESEMITDDSNDTCSEDDFKIGNASKKKTVKNMTLKIPKDIFSKTARTAIGMGISTNQATALISSFLCNAGGDIENVTLSHSSTHRIFDTIIRNDAGVLRANITSMVKTSGKPIIVHFDSKIIKDYTGSIDETKDRICVLIRHDNQSRLLGAPGLEHGSGEAQFTAIQNLLDSFDLGQFIHGVCFDTTASNTGYLKGACARLANFHGRPLLLLACRHHVGELHIKHFCNEVAVNKSVGPENQLFKSLKQNWHGIDANNEKMLLKFNHQNVKGTWLEKQALLALKTCKDLIDKNKLRNSQTFEKRKDYCELAELVVMFLKEDQTVRYKIHKTGAISHARFMAKALYYMKFNLLLPKIRQVLFLSDEIVKEINRMAEYISLFWASWFLTCEFSDSAAFEDQRNYWQMCHYNAYEPAAEVVLKSWRNHMWYLDPSTVVLALACSNKDHYIEMEKMAKVLYSTQRSGIKNVGTDRTKTKILSDSSFLFNIDQPPGLESYISPDSWLIFDILGHTSEKCLWMKLLQIFWKEFPGYNEFQSFVKSVEVVNDSSERAVKLIQDNVERAKSEEKLQNLLQMKNSWKSHLKRRRMDTRSQLQRLLPRYWL; translated from the exons ATGATGTATCATGTCAAGAAGTATGTAGAAAAGTACATAGCATTGAAGAAATCCcagaaaaaaattggaattggTTATCTTGAgacaagaaataaatttgagaaATCAATGACAG gatTATTTTGGGCTGGAGAAGACATTACGTTTCTTGAACGTAGTTTAAAGACTGATAGGCTAAGACTGGAAGCAGATAAGATTGAAGATTTAACCTTCATTCGGGACCAGCTAAGTTGCAGAAAGATGGTGATTGGAGCGTTGGACGGTCGGTTTGTAGATGTTAGTAATAGATCTGCATCAAGAAATAACTCTAAAACCTCTggtatagtaaaaaaaactttccatgaTTTCTCCGGATTTTCCTCTGAAAGTGAAATGATTACTGATGACTCTAATGATACATGTTCCGAAGATGATTTTAAGATTGGTAACGCATCAAAGAAGAAGACAGTTAAAAATATGACTCTAAAGATACcaaaagacattttttcaaaaactgccAGAACTGCTATTGGGATGGGAATATCTACTAACCAGGCAACAGCACTTATCTCTTCTTTTCTTTGCAATGCCGGTGGAGATATAGAAAATGTAACATTATCCCACAGCTCAACTCACAGGATTTTTGATACAATAATAAGAAATGATGCTGGTGTTCTTAGAGCAAACATAACCAGTATGGTTAAGACGAGCGGCAAACCCATCATTGTGCATTTTGATAGCaaaattatcaaagattatACGGGTAGCATAGATGAGACAAAAGACCGAATTTGTGTGCTTATAAGGCATGACAATCAGTCCCGTCTGTTAGGCGCTCCAGGGTTGGAACACGGCAGTGGTGAGGCTCAGTTCACAGCAATTCAAAATCTATTAGATTCTTTTGATCTAGGGCAGTTCATCCACGGAGTTTGTTTTGATACCACTGCTTCAAACACTGGCTATTTAAAAGGAGCTTGTGCAAGATTAGCTAATTTTCATGGCCGACCATTGCTCTTGTTAGCCTGCCGCCATCATGTAGGAGAGCTccatataaaacacttttgcaaTGAAGTTGCAGTAAACAAATCTGTTGGACCAGAGAATCAACTATTTAAATCTCTAAAGCAGAACTGGCATGGTATTGATGCAAACAACGAGAAGATGCTGTTGAAATTTAATCACCAGAATGTTAAGGGTACCTGGTTGGAGAAGCAGGCTCTATTGGCGCTAAAAACTTGCAAGGACCTGATagataaaaacaagttaagaaATAGTCAG acTTTTGAGAAGCGCAAAGATTATTGTGAACTGGCAGAGCTTGTAGTTATGTTCCTTAAAGAAGATCAGACAGTTAGGTATAAAATTCACAAAACCGGAGCTATTTCACACGCCAGGTTCATGGCAAAGGCATTGTACTATATGAAGTTCAATTTGCTTCTCCCTAAGATCAGGCAGGTTCTTTTTCTGAGTGATGAAATTGTCAAAGAGATCAACAGAATGGCTGAATACATTTCTCTTTTCTGGGCATCGTGGTTTTTGACCTGCGAGTTTTCTGATTCTGCAGCTTTTgaa GATCAACGAAACTATTGGCAGATGTGCCATTACAATGCGTATGAGCCTGCCGCAGAAGTGGTATTAAAATCATGGCGAAACCATATGTGGTATTTGGATCCATCAACCGTGGTGCTGGCGCTAGCATGTTCTAATAAAGATCACTACATCGAAATGGAAAAGATGGCAAAAGTTCTTTATTCAACCCAACGGAGTGGCATTAAAAATGTAGGAACGGATAGAACCAAAACTAAAATCCTTTCTGATagcagttttttgtttaatatagatCAACCACCAGGTCTTGAATCATATATTTCGCCAGATTCCtggttaatttttgatatcCTAGGTCATACTTCTGAAAAATGTCTATGGATGAAACTCCTTCAGATTTTTTGGAAAGAATTTCCAGGATACAATGAGTTTCAAAGCTTCGTAAAATCTGTCGAAGTTGTTAACGACTCATCAGAACGTGCAGTAAAACTCATTCAAGATAATGTAGAGCGTGCGAAGAGCGAGGAAAAACTTCAGAACCTTCTCCAAATGAAAAACTCTTGGAAAAGCCATTTAAAAAGACGAAGAATGGATACAAGGAGTCAGTTACAACGCCTGCTCCCTCGCTACTGGCTGTGA
- the LOC100215194 gene encoding uncharacterized protein LOC100215194 isoform X3, with amino-acid sequence MSGKVNRVKYTSNEKDVSLAGSKVPPTNNSESAMDEYFTKLNLYRKPIVKDGSCLFRVVAEQVYHTQAKHYQVRLECINFMHLHREYFESFIEGSFEHHLFLLKSPEEWAGQVEISALSQLYKCDFIVYQGINSEPCPVTCNGYDKKILLSFSNGNHYDALYPIQFESNAAMVQSILYDLIINTVFPEIGQLDDIHSAAGISSSWTQVKANNVKMTENSEDKNYRQIQRSLDPNIYRNIEFDVWEESKNKLQQQDRSLAMSLHFKPGDLCFATIKESEDISKTIRVRFHEIQSDKCIVLSENLKHRYFVRLEDIKLITNENEEYYKNLPGYYNKNENESDFLQPKRRPKGRRDRQEDRNRPSRNGEQKKRHEKDNFRRGKKDDSKKKDSEDVKLKLDSLDIKDGNKRLSPILPATPSSDIEVKVAHPAESSAAFWGRMRVKPANHLSPHSSDSNHKPVHLDDVSVHQNAYKNEKSVSPSKDIISPVDIKHLHKNSNEDFGNHICNENDVNIRSEIKSPISNSNSTVKKSTKVLPQSKLLAKNCKNPPIESFQTQNLRSEDFSKELSFECSEQSKEELSIVSDKCLPGESPSNQTNKSNALMDVDKEKSNKDILMSSTTNSFDSNNTISNISSSETKLDYSTNIFSFTEELKHINKEETVSDVQDDADSTTDNSEESVGTEEIKDRKIKKKVSFATDTEIISSSASHSSTLYNDNLNCEPGKIKLPPEHIEKHTSDQPFNDRQQNALQASYNGPFVQQIPLSGMLPMYYQSVDQVIAPVAFSYDLEGKDLPEDIATVRHFFNLGVQWYYMMIQQQQNGFVNQPNLTSQAGILPLPLQTQIQLRHSLMTSDINTTNQLHDSYLKKENDLANGTHQQTQIGHQVFFVPPNTYEQYELPPRMKRDIFPRQQNNRYVQPRFYNHRNGIVENVSRTRMEIQKGIPPHGMNFQSY; translated from the exons ATGTCTGGAAAAGTTAATAGAGTAAAATATACCTCAAATGAAAAAGATGTATCCTTGGCCGGCTCCAAGGTGCCTCCTACAAATAATTCAGAATCAGCAATGGATGAGTATTTcacaaagttaaatttatatcgTAAACCAATTGTCAAAGATGGCTCATGTTTATTTCGTGTTGTTGCTGAACAG GTCTATCATACTCAAGCTAAGCATTACCAAGTTCGTCTGGAATGCATCAATTTTATGCACCTGCATAGAGAATACTTTGAATct tttattgaaGGATCATTTGAACATCATCTGTTTTTACTAAAAAGCCCTgag gAATGGGCCGGTCAGGTTGAAATCTCAGCTTTATCTCAACTTTACAA atgtgATTTTATTGTATATCAAGGAATTAACAGTGAGCCATGTCCCGTAACATGTAATGGATATGATAAAAAA atctTACTCTCATTTTCAAATGGCAACCATTATGATGCACTCTACCCTATACAATTTGAATCAAATGCTGCCATGGTTCAAT cgaTTCTTTATGACTTAATAATCAATACAGTTTTTCCTGAAATTGGTCAACTTGATGATATTCATTCTGCTGCAGGTATCTCCTCCTCATGGACACAAGTTAAAGCTAATAACGTTAAAA tGACCGAAAATTCGGAAGATAAAAATTACCGCCAAATTCAGCGCTCACTTGatccaaatatatatagaaatattgaATTTGATGTCTGGGAAGAGAGTAAGAATAAGCTTCAACAACAAGATAGATCACTTGCAATGTCATTACATTTTAAACCTGGAGATCTTTGTTTTGCTACTATAAAAGAATCAGAAGATATCAGTAAGACGATTCGTGTACGGTTTCATGAGATTCAATCTGATAAATGTATTGTATTAAGTGAAAACCTAAAGCACAGATACTTTGTACGTTTAGAAGATATAAAGCTTATTACAAATGAAAACGAAGAGTATTATAAGAATTTACCTGgctattataataaaaatgaaaatgagtcAGATTTTCTTCAACCTAAACGTAGACCCAAAGGTCGTAGGGATAGACAAGAAGATAGAAATCGACCTTCTCGAAATGGAGAGCAAAAAAAGCGCCATGAAAAAGACAATTTTCGTCGTGGCAAGAAAGATGATTCTAAGAAAAAAGACTCAGAAGACGTAAAACTTAAGCTTGACTCGCTTGATATAAAAGACGGAAACAAGCGTTTGAGTCCAATACTCCCAGCTACTCCTTCTAGTGATATAGAGGTTAAAGTTGCACACCCTGCAGAATCATCGGCTGCTTTTTGGGGAAGAATGCGAGTAAAACCCGCCAATCATTTATCTCCTCACTCATCTGACTCAAATCATAAACCAGTTCATTTAGATGACGTTAGTGTTCAccaaaatgcttacaaaaatgaaaaatctgTTTCGCCATCTAAAGATATAATTTCGCCCGTCGACAttaaacatttacataaaaatagcAATGAAGATTTTGGAAATCACATCTGTAATGAAAACGATGTTAACATTAGAAGTGAAATAAAATCTCCTATTTCGAATAGCAACAGTACAGTTAAAAAGTCAACCAAAGTTTTACCTCAAAGTAAGTTGCTcgctaaaaattgcaaaaatcctCCAATAGAATCTTTTCAAACTCAAAATTTAAGATctgaagatttttcaaaagaattatcTTTTGAATGTTCTGAACAAAGTAAGGAAGAACTGTCTATCGTTTCCGACAAATGTTTGCCTGGTGAATCTCCTTCTAATCAAACAAACAAGTCAAACGCCCTTATGGATGTAGATAAAGAAAAGTCTAACAAGGATATTTTAATGTCTAGTACGACAAACTCTTTTGATTCCAATAACACTATTTCAAATATTTCGAGTTCTGAAACTAAACTGGATTACTCAACAAATATATTTAGCTTTACAGAAGAATTAAAGCATATTAACAAAGAAGAAACTGTTTCTGACGTTCAAGACGATGCCGATAGTACAACAGACAATAGTGAGGAATCAGTCGGCACTGAGGAGATTAAAGAtcgtaaaattaaaaagaaggtTAGCTTTGCAACGGATACCGAAATTATCAGTTCTTCTGCTTCGCATTCTTCAACTTTGTATAACGATAATCTAAATTGCGAACcaggtaaaataaaattaccacCCGAACATATTGAAAAACACACTAGTGATCAACCGTTTAATGATCGCCAGCAAAATGCTCTTCAAGCGTCTTATAACGGACCTTTTGTTCAGCAAATACCTTTATCTGGTATGTTACCAATGTATTATCAAAGTGTTGATCAAGTTATTGCGCCCGTGGCATTTTCGTATGATTTGGAGGGTAAAGATCTTCCAGAAG atattgcaACAGTAAGACATTTCTTCAATCTGGGTGTGCAG tgGTACTATATGATGATTCAGCAACAGCAAAATGGTTTTGTCAATCAACCTAATTTAACCAGTCAAGCTGGTATTCTTCCGCTGCCTCTTCAAACGCAAATACAATTACGACATTCTTTAATGACTAGTGATATAAATACG ACAAATCAATTGCACGattcttatttgaaaaaagagaACGATCTTGCAAATGGTACACATCAACAGACACAAATAGGTCACCAAGTATTCTTTGTTCCACCCAACACTTATGAACAATATGAGTTACCTCCAAGAATGAAGCGTGACATTTTCCCGCGTCAACAAAATAACCGGTATGTTCAGCCAAGATTTTATAATCATCGAAATGGTATTGTTGAAAATGTTTCAAGAACTAGAATGGAAATTCAAAAGGGAATACCACCTCATGGAATGAATTTTCAATCTTATTAA